A genomic window from Streptomyces broussonetiae includes:
- a CDS encoding isocitrate lyase/PEP mutase family protein encodes MNSAQRELAAALRSLHTPCDGRALVLPNAWDAASAALIARAGARAIATTSAGVSWSAGRPDGHGLTREETAQAVRRIVDVVDVPVSADIEGGYGPGADDVAVTVRAVIAAGAVGVNLEDSLAPGGPLHDVPAQAVRLRAARSATEEAGLADVWINARTDVFLFGIGAPQDRLDAVLRRAKAYAEAGADSLFVPGLVDLDTVAELVRRSPLPVNVMTGPGAPSVTAFEAVGVRRVSVGTALAQTAYGALQRAAAELLDAGTYDAMAGAADFGTVNGAVATER; translated from the coding sequence ATGAACTCCGCCCAGCGAGAACTGGCCGCCGCCCTGCGCTCGTTGCACACCCCCTGCGACGGCCGGGCACTGGTGCTGCCCAATGCCTGGGACGCCGCGAGCGCGGCGCTGATCGCACGGGCGGGCGCCCGCGCGATCGCGACGACCAGCGCAGGCGTCTCCTGGTCGGCCGGCCGGCCCGACGGCCACGGCCTGACCCGGGAGGAGACGGCTCAGGCCGTGCGCCGGATCGTCGACGTGGTCGACGTACCGGTGAGCGCCGACATCGAAGGCGGCTACGGCCCCGGCGCCGACGACGTCGCCGTCACCGTCCGCGCGGTGATCGCGGCCGGTGCGGTCGGCGTCAACCTCGAGGACTCGCTCGCACCGGGCGGCCCGCTCCACGACGTGCCCGCCCAGGCCGTACGCCTGCGCGCGGCCCGCTCCGCCACCGAGGAGGCAGGGTTGGCGGACGTGTGGATCAACGCGCGCACGGATGTGTTCCTGTTCGGCATCGGCGCTCCGCAGGACCGCCTGGACGCCGTGCTCCGCCGGGCCAAGGCCTATGCCGAGGCGGGCGCCGACAGCCTGTTCGTCCCCGGCCTGGTGGACCTGGACACCGTGGCCGAGCTGGTCCGCCGCAGCCCGCTGCCGGTCAACGTCATGACAGGGCCGGGCGCACCGTCGGTGACCGCTTTCGAGGCAGTCGGCGTCCGCCGCGTCAGCGTGGGCACCGCACTCGCCCAGACCGCGTACGGGGCCCTCCAGCGCGCCGCCGCAGAGTTGCTGGACGCGGGCACGTACGACGCGATGGCGGGCGCGGCGGACTTCGGCACGGTCAACGGCGCTGTCGCCACGGAGCGCTGA